A window of candidate division KSB1 bacterium contains these coding sequences:
- a CDS encoding glycosidase, whose translation MNNEYPELFRRHEHNPILTAAQWPYRVNSVFNPGAVLMPDGVTLLLCRVEDRRGHSHLCAARSDNGIDNWKIDTQPTLMPDPERFPEEVWGIEDPRITYVSELDKYAIVYTTYTREGPGVSLALTEDFHHFERYGLILQPEDKDAVLLPERINGNWALIHRPVAMPGAHMWLSYSSNLRHWGDHKLMLKARRGAWWDANKIGLSPPPIKTKAGWLVIYHGVRVNAAGAIYRLGLALFDLNKPEICLKRGDEWVFSPEEPYERRGDVDHVVFPCGYTIAPDGDTIRLYYGAADTSIALVTGSVNAMLEWLAQH comes from the coding sequence ATGAATAACGAATATCCAGAGCTCTTTCGACGCCACGAACATAATCCCATTCTGACGGCTGCACAATGGCCGTACCGGGTTAATTCTGTTTTCAACCCCGGCGCCGTATTAATGCCTGATGGTGTCACTCTTCTTTTGTGCCGTGTTGAAGATCGACGCGGGCATTCCCACTTGTGCGCTGCGCGCTCAGATAATGGCATAGATAACTGGAAGATCGATACACAGCCGACGTTGATGCCGGATCCGGAGCGCTTTCCGGAGGAAGTTTGGGGCATTGAAGATCCACGTATCACCTATGTTAGCGAACTTGATAAATATGCCATCGTTTATACCACCTACACCCGAGAAGGACCGGGGGTATCTCTGGCTCTCACAGAAGATTTTCACCATTTTGAACGCTATGGCTTGATTTTGCAGCCTGAGGATAAAGACGCCGTGCTTTTGCCTGAACGCATTAATGGCAATTGGGCATTGATTCATCGTCCGGTCGCCATGCCCGGAGCACATATGTGGCTTTCCTATTCCTCCAATCTGCGTCACTGGGGCGACCACAAGCTCATGTTAAAAGCCAGGCGCGGAGCCTGGTGGGATGCGAACAAAATCGGGCTCTCGCCTCCGCCTATAAAAACCAAAGCAGGATGGCTGGTCATCTATCACGGTGTCCGTGTAAATGCAGCCGGCGCCATTTATCGGCTCGGACTGGCCCTGTTCGATTTAAATAAACCGGAGATCTGCCTCAAACGCGGTGATGAATGGGTTTTTTCTCCAGAGGAACCATACGAACGTCGTGGCGATGTTGACCATGTTGTCTTTCCATGCGGTTATACCATAGCACCCGATGGCGACACGATTCGTCTGTATTACGGCGCGGCGGATACGAGCATTGCCCTGGTCACCGGCAGTGTGAACGCCATGCTGGAATGGCTTGCTCAACACTGA